One window of Salvelinus fontinalis isolate EN_2023a chromosome 19, ASM2944872v1, whole genome shotgun sequence genomic DNA carries:
- the LOC129816315 gene encoding cordon-bleu protein-like 1 isoform X2, which yields MTMDQKENLLEQDLTLVVVLPGGVEKTATVHGSKPMMDLLVMLCAKYHLNPSGHTIELVTTNRNHIKFKPNALIGALEAEKVLLKPKGMEEKSKKPGPQMPEATVRLVINYKKTQKTILRVSPRVPLEDLLPAICEKCEFERQSTLLLRDAQSEDPLDLTCSLNDFAIREVYARDTKAMYSADVPASPTTPTHQGHLDTIPPSKDKMQKEKENKGLFSLFRRSKKKPEQGMTASAPASPVFPSRPRPLSMSSLSAHSSTFNCSTMPSDMPKKRRAPLPPMLVSQSCPSDLSHRQRFISASEPETQTDGDQMTTGLSRSTESSLKRTKRKAPPPPASPGVVVQDETLLDRGGQPTTLEEIVEQEETTASVILDSMSDVQEDDSSLNLSTADISVDSERTEGLSPSPDAPHAEMETSPPSESECPAGEDQSCDLSSDGKLVHSMVNNAECTVPMLSVGMDTSETEDTESPPCQAEEINGQTGLPCEDSTTQDGAKGECSTESSPTISPPAAQPVTQSTGTQASDQLDNDPCCDERPVATSTPCLPAKASTSGAVAQKRDMSTSTEELLTTAEPITPALSPSSAAHQGQTSTQSAPAPPKPSNELTRDYIPKVGMTTYTIVPQKTLEKLRYFEVELTLESPHVALEKEVDIGSLELKDRTTQAEQLQVRTEQTELLSTVPREDSQSQQVHSTTTSESTVNGNLIESIHSPSTPTTIILARDDKIPSPASGGDQAGSIAEVKEMKIPPATKPKPGSFRLPQHKRTPGFYVTSAAVKSLSASPDAGQREAPGSLVAAAAGQALQPVGGSFPPPPPPVQWDEETSEGAEIVEVELRPKEEESRSVPPPRPSPVRAPPSPGLSLEKLRSFTAPKPYSPTTPSRFAQAVSSAVKRSQSLSTGSTSPSPCSPPFYPITSSFLVKDPKGTDGDKEPDILPSSLSVPEPRKEE from the exons ATGACCATGGACCAGAAGGAGAACCTACTTGAACAGGACCTGACTCTGGTTGTGGTTCTGCCAGGCGGAGTGGAGAAGACGGCCACTGTCCATGGCAG CAAGCCTATGATGGATTTGTTAGTCATGCTTTGTGCCAAGTACCACCTGAACCCATCAGGCCACACTATAGAGCTCGTCACCACCAACAGAAACCACATCAAGTTCAAACCCAACGCTTTAATCGGGGCCCTAGAGGCAGAGAAGGTTTTGCTCAAGCCCAAAGGAATGGAGGAAAAGAGTAAGAAGCCTGGCCCTCAGATGCCAGAG GCAACTGTCCGTCTGGTAATAAACTATAAAAAGACCCAGAAGACTATACTAAGAGTCAGCCCTCGAGTCCCCCTTGAAGACCTCTTACCAGCTATTTGTGAGAAATGTGAATTTGAGCGACAGAGCACACTTTTATTGAGAGATGCCCAATCTGAGGATCCTTTGGATTTGACCTGTTCTCTCAATGATTTTGCAATAAGGGAGGTTTATGCAAGAGACACAAAAG CTATGTACTCAGCAGATGTACCTGCCTCACCTACTACACCAACTCACCAAGGTCATCTAG ATACCATTCCACCCAGCAAAGATAAAATGCAGAAGGAGAAAGAAAACAAGGGATTGTTCAGTCTATTCAGGAGAAGTAAGAAGAAACCTGAGCAG GGAATGACTGCCAGTGCCCCGGCGTCCCCAGTCTTCCCTAGCAGGCCTCGACCTCTCAGCATGAGCTCACTCAGTGCCCACTCCTCCACATTCAACTGCAGCACCATGCCTTCTGACATGCCAAAGAAGAGACGGGCCCCTCTGCCCCCCATGCTGGTGTCCCAGAGCTGCCCCTCTGACCTCAGCCATCGCCAGAGGTTCATCTCCGCCTCGGAGCCCGAAACCCAAACGGATGGTGACCAG ATGACGACTGGTCTGAGTCGCAGCACAGAGTCTTCATTGAAGAGGACAAAGCGCAAGGCTCCTCCACCCCCCGCATCTCCTGGAGTGGTTGTCCAAGATGAAACTTTGCTAGATAGAG GTGGTCAACCTACTACACTGGAAGAGATCGTGGAGCAGGAGGAGACCACTGCCTCTGTGATCCTAGACTCTATGAGTGATGTCCAGGAGGACGACAGCAGCCTCAACCTGTCAACAGCAGACATCTCCGTGGACTCTGAGAGAACCGAGGGTCTCTCTCCATCGCCGGACGCCCCACATGCTGAGATGGAGACCTCCCCACCGTCTGAGAGCGAGTGCCCAGCGGGGGAAGATCAGTCTTGTGATCTGTCCTCAGATGGCAA ACTAGTGCACAGCATGGTGAACAACGCTGAGTGCACGGTTCCCATGCTGAGTGTGGGGATGGACACATCTGAAACAGAAGATACTG AAAGCCCTCCATGCCAAGCAGAGGAAATAAATGGACAGACAGGTTTGCCATGTGAAGATTCCACAACACAAGATGGGGCCAAAGGTGAATGTAGTACTGAGAGCTCTCCTACTATCAGCCCACCAGCAGCCCAGCCAGTGACACAGAGCACAGGAACACAGGCCTCCGATCAGCTGGACAATGACCCCTGCTGTGATGAACGACCAGTGGCCACCAGCACCCCCTGTCTCCCTGCCAAAGCCTCTACCTCTGGAGCGGTGGCCCAGAAGAGGGACATGTCCACATCCACAGAGGAGCTGCTGACCACTGCTGAACCCATCACACCTGCCTTATCTCCTTCCTCAGCAGCCCATCAGGGCCAAACATCCACACAAAGTGCCCCGGCCCCACCGAAGCCATCCAATGAGCTGACCAGGGATTACATCCCCAAGGTGGGGATGACTACGTACACTATCGTGCCTCAGAAGACCCTGGAGAAACTGAGATACTTTGAGGTGGAGCTAACGTTGGAGTCCCCTCATGTGGCTCTAGAGAAGGAAGTAGATATTGGTTCACTTGAACTCAAAGACCGCACTACACAGGCTGAGCAGTTACaggtcagaacagaacagacagagctGCTGTCTACTGTACCTAGGGAAGACTCTCAGTCTCAGCAAGTCCACAGCACTACAACTAGTGAGAGTACTGTAAATGGCAACCTGATCGAGTCTATTCACTCCCCCTCAACACCGACAACAATAATTCTTGCAAGAGATGACAAGATTCCATCCCCTGCTAGTGGTGGAGACCAAGCAGGCTCAATAGCAGAGGTCAAGGAGATGAAAATTCCACCCGCAACTAAACCCAAGCCTGGCTCGTTCCGCTTGCCACAGCACAAAAGAACACCTGGGTTTTACgttacctcggctgcagtgaaaaGTTTGAGTGCCAGTCCTGACGCTGGCCAGAGGGAGGCTCCAGGCAGTCTagtggcagcagcagcagggcAGGCCCTGCAGCCAGTAGGGGGCAgctttccccctcctcctcctccggtgCAGTGGGACGAGGAGACATCAGAGGGCGCTGAGATAGTTGAGGTGGAGCTGAGGCCAAAGGAGGAAGAGAGCAGAAGTGTGCCCCCTCCACGGCCCAGTCCCGTCAGGGCGCCCCCATCCCCAGGACTGAGCCTGGAGAAGCTGAGGAGTTTTACTGCTCCCAAACCCTACTCTCCTACTACCCCATCCCGCTTTGCCCAAGCTGTGTCTTCGGCGGTCAAAAGGTCCCAGTCCTTATCCACTGGGTCCACCTCACCATCTCCTTGCTCGCCACCATTCTACCCAATCACAAGCAGCTTTTTAGTTAAAGATCCTAAAGGAACAGATGGGGATAAG gAGCCTGATATCCTGCCCTCGAGTCTGTCAGTGCCTGAGCCCAGGAAAGAGGAATAA
- the LOC129816315 gene encoding cordon-bleu protein-like 1 isoform X1: MKVDSCSEGQGHSCPRDLVKPMQLDMEENGSQGTPRRRLSGSRVSTKSKAPSPPVSVKGLEGAGLSQRHSVSGYPLMTMDQKENLLEQDLTLVVVLPGGVEKTATVHGSKPMMDLLVMLCAKYHLNPSGHTIELVTTNRNHIKFKPNALIGALEAEKVLLKPKGMEEKSKKPGPQMPEATVRLVINYKKTQKTILRVSPRVPLEDLLPAICEKCEFERQSTLLLRDAQSEDPLDLTCSLNDFAIREVYARDTKAMYSADVPASPTTPTHQGHLDTIPPSKDKMQKEKENKGLFSLFRRSKKKPEQGMTASAPASPVFPSRPRPLSMSSLSAHSSTFNCSTMPSDMPKKRRAPLPPMLVSQSCPSDLSHRQRFISASEPETQTDGDQMTTGLSRSTESSLKRTKRKAPPPPASPGVVVQDETLLDRGGQPTTLEEIVEQEETTASVILDSMSDVQEDDSSLNLSTADISVDSERTEGLSPSPDAPHAEMETSPPSESECPAGEDQSCDLSSDGKLVHSMVNNAECTVPMLSVGMDTSETEDTESPPCQAEEINGQTGLPCEDSTTQDGAKGECSTESSPTISPPAAQPVTQSTGTQASDQLDNDPCCDERPVATSTPCLPAKASTSGAVAQKRDMSTSTEELLTTAEPITPALSPSSAAHQGQTSTQSAPAPPKPSNELTRDYIPKVGMTTYTIVPQKTLEKLRYFEVELTLESPHVALEKEVDIGSLELKDRTTQAEQLQVRTEQTELLSTVPREDSQSQQVHSTTTSESTVNGNLIESIHSPSTPTTIILARDDKIPSPASGGDQAGSIAEVKEMKIPPATKPKPGSFRLPQHKRTPGFYVTSAAVKSLSASPDAGQREAPGSLVAAAAGQALQPVGGSFPPPPPPVQWDEETSEGAEIVEVELRPKEEESRSVPPPRPSPVRAPPSPGLSLEKLRSFTAPKPYSPTTPSRFAQAVSSAVKRSQSLSTGSTSPSPCSPPFYPITSSFLVKDPKGTDGDKEPDILPSSLSVPEPRKEE, from the exons AGTGTCAACCAAAAGCAAGGCCCCGTCTCCCCCAGTATCAGTGAAGGGTCTGGAAGGTGCAGGCCTCTCCCAGAGACACTCCGTATCAGGATATCCTCTGATGACCATGGACCAGAAGGAGAACCTACTTGAACAGGACCTGACTCTGGTTGTGGTTCTGCCAGGCGGAGTGGAGAAGACGGCCACTGTCCATGGCAG CAAGCCTATGATGGATTTGTTAGTCATGCTTTGTGCCAAGTACCACCTGAACCCATCAGGCCACACTATAGAGCTCGTCACCACCAACAGAAACCACATCAAGTTCAAACCCAACGCTTTAATCGGGGCCCTAGAGGCAGAGAAGGTTTTGCTCAAGCCCAAAGGAATGGAGGAAAAGAGTAAGAAGCCTGGCCCTCAGATGCCAGAG GCAACTGTCCGTCTGGTAATAAACTATAAAAAGACCCAGAAGACTATACTAAGAGTCAGCCCTCGAGTCCCCCTTGAAGACCTCTTACCAGCTATTTGTGAGAAATGTGAATTTGAGCGACAGAGCACACTTTTATTGAGAGATGCCCAATCTGAGGATCCTTTGGATTTGACCTGTTCTCTCAATGATTTTGCAATAAGGGAGGTTTATGCAAGAGACACAAAAG CTATGTACTCAGCAGATGTACCTGCCTCACCTACTACACCAACTCACCAAGGTCATCTAG ATACCATTCCACCCAGCAAAGATAAAATGCAGAAGGAGAAAGAAAACAAGGGATTGTTCAGTCTATTCAGGAGAAGTAAGAAGAAACCTGAGCAG GGAATGACTGCCAGTGCCCCGGCGTCCCCAGTCTTCCCTAGCAGGCCTCGACCTCTCAGCATGAGCTCACTCAGTGCCCACTCCTCCACATTCAACTGCAGCACCATGCCTTCTGACATGCCAAAGAAGAGACGGGCCCCTCTGCCCCCCATGCTGGTGTCCCAGAGCTGCCCCTCTGACCTCAGCCATCGCCAGAGGTTCATCTCCGCCTCGGAGCCCGAAACCCAAACGGATGGTGACCAG ATGACGACTGGTCTGAGTCGCAGCACAGAGTCTTCATTGAAGAGGACAAAGCGCAAGGCTCCTCCACCCCCCGCATCTCCTGGAGTGGTTGTCCAAGATGAAACTTTGCTAGATAGAG GTGGTCAACCTACTACACTGGAAGAGATCGTGGAGCAGGAGGAGACCACTGCCTCTGTGATCCTAGACTCTATGAGTGATGTCCAGGAGGACGACAGCAGCCTCAACCTGTCAACAGCAGACATCTCCGTGGACTCTGAGAGAACCGAGGGTCTCTCTCCATCGCCGGACGCCCCACATGCTGAGATGGAGACCTCCCCACCGTCTGAGAGCGAGTGCCCAGCGGGGGAAGATCAGTCTTGTGATCTGTCCTCAGATGGCAA ACTAGTGCACAGCATGGTGAACAACGCTGAGTGCACGGTTCCCATGCTGAGTGTGGGGATGGACACATCTGAAACAGAAGATACTG AAAGCCCTCCATGCCAAGCAGAGGAAATAAATGGACAGACAGGTTTGCCATGTGAAGATTCCACAACACAAGATGGGGCCAAAGGTGAATGTAGTACTGAGAGCTCTCCTACTATCAGCCCACCAGCAGCCCAGCCAGTGACACAGAGCACAGGAACACAGGCCTCCGATCAGCTGGACAATGACCCCTGCTGTGATGAACGACCAGTGGCCACCAGCACCCCCTGTCTCCCTGCCAAAGCCTCTACCTCTGGAGCGGTGGCCCAGAAGAGGGACATGTCCACATCCACAGAGGAGCTGCTGACCACTGCTGAACCCATCACACCTGCCTTATCTCCTTCCTCAGCAGCCCATCAGGGCCAAACATCCACACAAAGTGCCCCGGCCCCACCGAAGCCATCCAATGAGCTGACCAGGGATTACATCCCCAAGGTGGGGATGACTACGTACACTATCGTGCCTCAGAAGACCCTGGAGAAACTGAGATACTTTGAGGTGGAGCTAACGTTGGAGTCCCCTCATGTGGCTCTAGAGAAGGAAGTAGATATTGGTTCACTTGAACTCAAAGACCGCACTACACAGGCTGAGCAGTTACaggtcagaacagaacagacagagctGCTGTCTACTGTACCTAGGGAAGACTCTCAGTCTCAGCAAGTCCACAGCACTACAACTAGTGAGAGTACTGTAAATGGCAACCTGATCGAGTCTATTCACTCCCCCTCAACACCGACAACAATAATTCTTGCAAGAGATGACAAGATTCCATCCCCTGCTAGTGGTGGAGACCAAGCAGGCTCAATAGCAGAGGTCAAGGAGATGAAAATTCCACCCGCAACTAAACCCAAGCCTGGCTCGTTCCGCTTGCCACAGCACAAAAGAACACCTGGGTTTTACgttacctcggctgcagtgaaaaGTTTGAGTGCCAGTCCTGACGCTGGCCAGAGGGAGGCTCCAGGCAGTCTagtggcagcagcagcagggcAGGCCCTGCAGCCAGTAGGGGGCAgctttccccctcctcctcctccggtgCAGTGGGACGAGGAGACATCAGAGGGCGCTGAGATAGTTGAGGTGGAGCTGAGGCCAAAGGAGGAAGAGAGCAGAAGTGTGCCCCCTCCACGGCCCAGTCCCGTCAGGGCGCCCCCATCCCCAGGACTGAGCCTGGAGAAGCTGAGGAGTTTTACTGCTCCCAAACCCTACTCTCCTACTACCCCATCCCGCTTTGCCCAAGCTGTGTCTTCGGCGGTCAAAAGGTCCCAGTCCTTATCCACTGGGTCCACCTCACCATCTCCTTGCTCGCCACCATTCTACCCAATCACAAGCAGCTTTTTAGTTAAAGATCCTAAAGGAACAGATGGGGATAAG gAGCCTGATATCCTGCCCTCGAGTCTGTCAGTGCCTGAGCCCAGGAAAGAGGAATAA